One segment of Bacteroidota bacterium DNA contains the following:
- a CDS encoding ATP-dependent DNA helicase RecQ — MLTYSADLYKQILTLHWGYQEFRPLQEKVMQSVCGNRDTLALMPTGGGKSITFQVPVLANEGLCLVITPLISLMKDQVENLKRREIKAIAVYSGMTPDEINIAFENCLYGGYKFLYISPERLGTDLFRARVQKMNINLIAVDEAHCISQWGYDFRPSYLRIADLRDILPGVPLLALTATATPDVVDDIQEKLRFEKKNVLSTSFERKNLIYFVKETDDKQKYLLKSIEKLKGSGIVYVRSRKRAKEIAVLLKQNKFSADFYHAGLSDSERSRRQAEWKSGKTRIIVSTNAFGMGIDKPDVRFVLHIDLPDTLEEYFQEAGRAGRDGKPSWAVLLYNNSDKINLEKRIAVNFPETDLIKRIYQALGNYFQIPLGGGKDMAFDFNLATFSTTFNFNMIVVYNSLKFLQREGYLELTDDMNNPSKVHFIVNRDDLYKFQVANVHFDAFIKLLLRTYSGMFSDYTAIYEDYLASKTGISKETVYQYLIKLSKYQVINYIPQKKTSLVVYTEERLDDKNLFISKEKYRIRKENYVSKIQKVIDYASGKDRCRSEFLLDYFGEKGASPCGKCDVCRSRKQPDMEQPEFDLICGQIKNLLLQAPARREDIIDNLHLDEEKVLKVMDWLLDNDKITCLDDNKIVWQP; from the coding sequence ATGCTTACTTATTCGGCAGATTTGTATAAACAAATATTAACCCTTCATTGGGGTTACCAGGAATTTCGTCCCCTGCAGGAAAAAGTAATGCAATCGGTTTGCGGGAACAGGGATACTTTGGCCCTGATGCCCACAGGAGGAGGGAAATCCATTACATTCCAGGTACCCGTTCTGGCTAATGAGGGTTTATGCCTGGTGATCACTCCCCTGATTTCCCTGATGAAGGATCAGGTGGAGAATCTTAAAAGACGTGAAATCAAAGCTATTGCTGTTTATTCGGGCATGACCCCGGACGAAATAAACATTGCTTTTGAAAATTGCCTGTATGGCGGGTACAAGTTTTTGTATATCTCTCCCGAACGCCTTGGTACTGACTTGTTCCGTGCAAGGGTACAAAAAATGAATATCAACCTGATTGCTGTTGACGAAGCGCATTGTATTTCCCAGTGGGGATACGACTTCAGGCCATCTTACCTTAGAATTGCCGACTTACGTGATATATTGCCCGGTGTGCCATTGCTTGCACTTACTGCCACTGCCACACCTGATGTGGTAGATGATATCCAGGAAAAACTCAGGTTTGAGAAAAAAAATGTGCTTAGTACCAGTTTTGAGCGGAAGAACCTCATTTATTTTGTGAAAGAAACTGACGATAAGCAGAAATATCTTTTAAAATCAATCGAAAAGCTCAAAGGCAGCGGAATCGTATATGTCAGGAGCCGGAAAAGAGCCAAAGAAATAGCTGTACTTCTTAAGCAGAATAAATTTTCGGCCGATTTTTATCATGCCGGATTGAGTGATTCTGAGCGAAGCCGGAGACAGGCTGAATGGAAATCCGGTAAAACAAGAATTATTGTTTCAACCAACGCATTTGGCATGGGCATTGACAAGCCTGATGTCCGTTTTGTCCTGCACATAGACCTGCCCGATACGCTGGAGGAATATTTCCAGGAAGCTGGCAGGGCAGGCAGGGATGGCAAACCCTCCTGGGCTGTCTTACTTTATAATAATTCCGATAAGATCAATCTTGAAAAAAGAATCGCTGTTAATTTTCCTGAGACCGATCTGATTAAGCGCATATACCAGGCTTTGGGAAATTATTTCCAGATTCCTTTAGGCGGAGGAAAGGATATGGCCTTTGATTTTAACCTGGCCACTTTTTCTACTACTTTTAATTTTAATATGATTGTCGTTTATAACAGCTTGAAATTTCTTCAACGTGAAGGTTATCTGGAGCTTACAGACGACATGAACAATCCTTCCAAAGTCCATTTTATCGTCAACCGGGATGATTTATATAAATTCCAGGTGGCTAATGTTCATTTCGATGCTTTTATCAAGCTTCTGCTTCGAACTTACAGTGGCATGTTCAGCGATTATACGGCCATATACGAAGATTACCTGGCTTCAAAGACTGGCATTAGCAAGGAAACTGTTTACCAGTATCTCATCAAACTCAGTAAATACCAGGTGATAAATTATATTCCACAGAAGAAAACCTCACTGGTTGTATATACCGAAGAAAGGCTGGATGATAAGAATCTCTTTATTTCAAAAGAAAAATACAGGATACGAAAAGAAAATTATGTGTCAAAAATTCAGAAAGTGATTGATTATGCTTCTGGGAAAGACAGATGCAGAAGTGAGTTTTTGCTGGATTATTTCGGGGAAAAAGGTGCTTCTCCCTGTGGAAAGTGTGATGTGTGCCGAAGCCGTAAGCAACCAGACATGGAACAGCCTGAATTTGACCTGATCTGCGGACAAATAAAGAATTTGCTCCTGCAAGCCCCGGCCAGAAGGGAAGATATCATTGATAACCTTCATCTGGATGAAGAAAAAGTCCTTAAAGTGATGGACTGGTTGCTCGATAATGACAAAATAACATGCCTGGACGACAATAAAATAGTGTGGCAGCCATAA
- the guaB gene encoding IMP dehydrogenase, with protein MSFYEDKVMFEGLTFDDVLLVPAYSNVLPRDVNVSTQFTRHIKLNAPIVSAAMDTVTEANLAIAIAREGGIGVIHKNMGIAEQAKQVKIVKRAENGMIYDPITIGKEKNVNDAINLMLEYKIGGIPVVDKNHILIGIVTNRDLRFEKNLNRPISEVMTRENIITTSQDTDLEMASNILQRYKIEKLPVVDEHNKLIGLITYKDITKAKDRPNSCKDSIGRLRVAAGIGVTSDTMERIEALVHSDVDAVVIDTAHGHTKGVIDMLKLAKSNFKDIEVVVGNIATPEAARALVEAGADAVKVGIGPGSICTTRIITGVGVPQLSSIYNVAEAIKNSGIPLIADGGIRYSGDIVKAIAAGASSIMAGSLFAGVEESPGETIIFNGRKYKSYRGMGSIEAMQQGSKDRYFQDVEDDIKKLVPEGIEARVPYKGTLYEVVYQLLGGLRAGMGYCGARNIEQLQQAKFVRITNSGIVESHPHDVTITRESPNYSR; from the coding sequence ATGTCCTTTTACGAAGACAAAGTAATGTTTGAAGGATTGACTTTTGATGACGTCCTGCTGGTACCGGCCTATTCAAATGTTTTGCCGCGGGATGTAAATGTTTCTACACAATTTACAAGGCACATCAAATTGAATGCGCCCATTGTATCAGCAGCCATGGATACGGTTACTGAGGCGAACCTTGCTATTGCCATTGCCAGGGAAGGCGGAATTGGCGTAATTCATAAAAATATGGGCATTGCCGAACAGGCCAAGCAGGTAAAAATCGTTAAACGTGCTGAAAATGGAATGATTTACGACCCGATTACCATTGGGAAAGAGAAAAATGTCAACGATGCCATTAACCTGATGCTGGAATACAAAATCGGCGGGATACCAGTTGTGGATAAAAACCATATCCTGATTGGCATTGTAACCAACCGTGATTTAAGGTTTGAAAAAAACCTCAACCGCCCCATCAGCGAAGTAATGACCAGGGAAAATATCATCACCACTTCACAGGACACAGATTTGGAAATGGCTTCCAATATCCTGCAGAGGTATAAAATTGAAAAGCTTCCTGTTGTTGATGAACATAACAAACTAATAGGCTTAATTACCTACAAAGATATTACCAAGGCCAAAGACAGGCCCAATTCCTGTAAGGATTCCATTGGCCGCCTGAGGGTAGCTGCAGGTATTGGGGTAACTTCAGATACCATGGAAAGGATTGAGGCCCTGGTGCATTCAGATGTTGACGCCGTTGTGATCGACACGGCCCATGGACATACAAAGGGAGTTATTGACATGCTGAAACTTGCCAAATCAAACTTTAAGGATATTGAAGTTGTTGTGGGCAATATAGCCACCCCGGAAGCAGCCCGGGCTCTGGTTGAAGCCGGTGCTGATGCAGTAAAGGTCGGCATTGGACCCGGTTCAATTTGTACGACACGGATAATTACAGGTGTCGGTGTTCCACAATTATCATCCATTTATAATGTTGCCGAGGCCATTAAAAATTCAGGCATTCCTTTAATTGCTGATGGAGGTATCCGCTATTCGGGGGATATAGTCAAAGCCATTGCTGCCGGAGCAAGCAGCATTATGGCAGGTTCACTGTTTGCAGGCGTTGAAGAATCACCCGGTGAGACGATCATTTTCAATGGACGTAAGTATAAGTCATACAGAGGGATGGGATCAATTGAGGCCATGCAACAAGGTTCAAAGGACAGATATTTTCAGGATGTGGAAGATGATATCAAGAAACTTGTGCCAGAAGGAATTGAAGCCCGCGTACCTTACAAAGGCACCTTGTATGAGGTGGTTTATCAGCTTTTGGGAGGGTTGCGTGCAGGAATGGGTTACTGTGGTGCAAGAAATATTGAACAGCTTCAACAAGCAAAGTTTGTGAGAATAACCAATTCAGGAATTGTTGAGAGCCATCCACACGACGTTACCATAACCCGTGAATCTCCAAATTATAGCAGATAA
- a CDS encoding peptidylprolyl isomerase, translating to MKFTFFSSLVGLLFICRIVPAQEQTEVLMTINGNPVTKAEFERIYKKNDINLPGYSPQSLDSSLEMFINFRLKVAEAEKLKFDTASSFVSELKGYRDQLAKSYLTAQDMLNEMEKEAYYRLKNEVNVRHILIRISPSAISDDTLKAYQKALSVRKMVIDGEPFAQVAAKLSDDSLSKNNAGNLGYISAFKTGYAFESAAYSTPEGSVSMPVRTREGYHLLEVTDTRTDPGEIKVAHIMIIVPFGSDVSKDDSARNAINQIYVKLKNGEDFSTLSSEYSEDRSTAKEGGVLPWFGPGKMIPEFETAAFALQKNGDFSRPVHTPYGWHIIKRIDRKAIPPFEQLEGEIRKKIENDPERQYFLREIFIKRLKKEYAFKEDKKNLLPFYSLGNADFSSAKGLSKPLFSFDNKTFSQKDFGEFMKQHPETCPIKDIDNLYNEFVEESLMNFENSRLEQKYPEFRYITQEYHDGILLFNITDSLVWSKAITDTTGLIHFYEVNKDNYLSGKRLEATIYSCPDANKTKTAYQLVKKSKYKFNDPKLVEKVCGKSNDHPCLQIEHKIFSQGENKLLDSIGWNLGLTNIIDKDGSVIFISRDAELKPQPKPLNEIKGLVTADYQSYLENQWIKELRKKYTIELNRKILYSIK from the coding sequence ATGAAATTTACTTTTTTCAGTTCACTGGTTGGTCTCTTGTTTATATGCAGAATAGTCCCTGCCCAGGAACAAACTGAAGTTTTAATGACTATCAATGGCAATCCTGTAACCAAAGCAGAATTTGAAAGGATATACAAGAAAAACGATATCAATTTGCCGGGATACAGCCCTCAATCACTGGACAGCAGCCTGGAAATGTTTATAAATTTCAGGTTGAAAGTCGCAGAAGCCGAAAAATTAAAATTTGATACGGCTTCTTCTTTTGTTAGCGAATTGAAAGGATACAGAGATCAACTGGCTAAATCCTATCTGACGGCCCAGGATATGCTCAATGAAATGGAAAAAGAAGCATATTACCGCCTGAAAAATGAAGTAAATGTCCGACACATCCTGATCAGAATTTCGCCTTCTGCCATTTCCGATGATACTTTAAAAGCCTATCAAAAAGCTTTGTCTGTCCGTAAAATGGTCATTGACGGCGAACCTTTTGCCCAGGTTGCAGCAAAACTTTCGGATGATTCCTTATCAAAAAATAATGCAGGGAACCTGGGCTATATTTCCGCATTCAAAACCGGTTATGCTTTCGAATCGGCTGCCTATTCAACCCCTGAGGGCTCTGTTTCTATGCCTGTCAGAACCCGGGAAGGCTATCACCTGCTTGAGGTGACCGATACCAGAACGGATCCAGGAGAGATCAAGGTGGCCCATATCATGATTATTGTGCCTTTCGGCTCGGATGTTTCAAAAGATGATTCGGCAAGGAATGCCATCAATCAAATTTATGTGAAGCTAAAAAATGGTGAAGATTTCAGCACACTATCCTCGGAATATTCCGAAGACAGGAGCACTGCAAAAGAAGGTGGCGTGCTGCCCTGGTTCGGACCCGGTAAAATGATCCCTGAATTTGAAACTGCCGCTTTCGCCCTTCAAAAAAATGGTGATTTCTCAAGGCCTGTTCATACCCCCTACGGATGGCACATCATTAAACGCATTGACAGGAAAGCCATTCCGCCCTTCGAACAGCTAGAGGGCGAAATCAGGAAAAAAATTGAAAACGACCCGGAAAGGCAATATTTCCTGAGGGAAATATTTATCAAAAGGCTGAAAAAAGAATATGCTTTCAAAGAAGACAAAAAAAACCTTCTTCCCTTTTATTCATTGGGAAATGCCGACTTTTCTTCAGCTAAAGGACTTAGCAAACCTCTCTTCTCCTTCGACAATAAAACCTTCAGCCAAAAAGATTTTGGCGAGTTTATGAAACAACATCCGGAAACCTGTCCCATCAAGGATATTGACAATCTCTACAATGAATTTGTGGAAGAGTCGCTGATGAATTTCGAAAACAGCAGGCTGGAACAAAAATATCCCGAATTCCGGTATATCACCCAGGAATATCACGATGGTATTTTACTTTTCAATATAACCGACAGCCTGGTATGGTCGAAAGCCATTACGGACACCACGGGACTTATCCATTTTTATGAAGTAAATAAAGACAATTATCTCAGCGGGAAACGTTTAGAGGCTACAATTTACAGTTGTCCTGATGCCAATAAAACCAAAACCGCATATCAACTGGTTAAAAAGTCAAAATATAAATTCAATGACCCAAAATTAGTCGAAAAAGTTTGCGGTAAAAGCAATGACCATCCCTGCCTGCAAATTGAACATAAAATATTTTCACAGGGAGAGAATAAATTACTGGATTCCATTGGCTGGAACTTAGGACTTACAAACATCATTGATAAGGATGGCTCTGTAATTTTTATCTCCAGGGATGCCGAACTCAAACCGCAGCCCAAACCGCTGAATGAAATTAAAGGACTCGTAACTGCAGATTATCAGTCATACCTGGAAAATCAATGGATTAAAGAACTGAGAAAAAAATATACAATAGAGTTAAACAGAAAAATTTTGTATTCAATAAAATAG